A part of Pseudomonadota bacterium genomic DNA contains:
- a CDS encoding arginase family protein, with protein sequence MTDFDIAKAKKEMEAWYWWGIQTFFKCPWNEDPNDCDIALIGVPHSSGNGSTERDQHLGPRAVRNVSGWHRRGHQAFGMVPWEVCRVHDLGDVPLPQAMVNDISVEHIEAYYKTVDEAGARPVSIGGDHAITGPILKALAGANAKTTGGQKAALLHFDAHRDDYMHIPHWLGNIRSAAHWAAYTVVEEHVDPSKSIQVGMRGNPIKPRPDIYESKLGYQLLPAEDFHKIGVEETIKIIRERVGDAPLYITFDLDVLDATEAPGVANLEPVHRGMRGWQIVEIFHGLRGMNIIGADIVCLIPSKDTAAKITSMTAMVLMFEMIALIADRIQTTR encoded by the coding sequence ATGACCGACTTTGATATTGCGAAGGCAAAAAAGGAGATGGAGGCCTGGTACTGGTGGGGCATCCAGACATTCTTCAAATGCCCGTGGAACGAAGACCCCAATGACTGCGACATCGCTTTGATCGGCGTCCCGCACAGTTCCGGCAATGGCTCGACCGAGCGCGACCAGCACCTGGGCCCGCGCGCCGTGCGCAACGTCTCTGGTTGGCACCGGCGTGGCCATCAGGCCTTCGGCATGGTGCCGTGGGAGGTCTGCCGCGTCCACGATCTGGGCGACGTGCCGCTGCCCCAGGCCATGGTCAACGACATCAGCGTCGAACACATCGAGGCCTATTACAAGACCGTCGACGAAGCGGGCGCCCGCCCCGTCTCGATCGGCGGCGACCACGCGATCACCGGACCGATCCTGAAGGCCCTTGCCGGCGCCAACGCCAAGACGACCGGTGGCCAAAAAGCCGCTCTGCTACACTTTGACGCCCACCGCGACGACTACATGCATATCCCGCACTGGCTCGGCAACATCCGCTCGGCGGCCCACTGGGCGGCCTACACGGTTGTCGAGGAGCATGTCGATCCGTCGAAGAGCATTCAGGTCGGCATGCGCGGCAACCCGATCAAACCGCGTCCGGACATCTATGAGAGCAAACTCGGCTATCAGCTGTTACCGGCCGAGGACTTTCATAAGATCGGTGTTGAGGAGACGATCAAGATCATTCGCGAGCGGGTCGGGGACGCGCCGCTCTACATCACCTTCGACCTGGACGTGCTGGACGCCACGGAAGCACCGGGCGTCGCCAACCTGGAGCCGGTCCATCGCGGCATGCGCGGCTGGCAGATCGTCGAGATATTCCATGGGCTGCGCGGCATGAACATCATCGGCGCCGACATTGTCTGCCTGATCCCGTCGAAGGACACCGCGGCCAAGATCACGTCGATGACGGCGATGGTCCTGATGTTCGAGATGATCGCGCTGATCGCCGACCGCATCCAGACGACGCGGTAG
- a CDS encoding adenylate/guanylate cyclase domain-containing protein gives MLLGLCLGTLVLLAAASVLVISIWSGIQSTIDLLQDQAVFAIDTVEARLEEHLIPAEDQLDFINDLIVAGRLDPNDDQQMENVLTGALAATPQVDGIIFVDTGGRLRGVGRVGGGAYWISDEYVGGPDIDALTDDIDSMQGGGWGNVVWSPGLEIAVQTIRRPVIVNGEVIGVLGVGVSIQKLSRLSAELEDDFGHRVFILQGDNMVVAHPSLADDVAAIERGLSPDKPVPLIDEVDDPILAVIWGEPTLPAEDISGTGVLSHMIEIDGEEWFYVYHRIDTFGSISWLLGSYYRGSDFEDEFERLNMAIIAGLLVLALGVAAAFYIGHRIADPVHRLAISAQHIGALEFDKVDPLARSRMRELDEANGAFNLMLTGLRWFENYVPRKLVHRLMIEDRDFVSEERDVTVMFTDIVGFTPFAESLPAAETATFLNEHFALITTCVEAEGGTVDKYIGDAVMAFWGAPEHQPDHAMRACRAATAIAEAIGRLNIDREARGEQAVHLRIGLHTGSVVVGNIGAPDRVNYTIVGDTVNTCHRLEQLGKLFDGERDSDTVVLISDATWRALDGSAAAHPIGHHEVKGRTASIEVYRLDT, from the coding sequence ATGCTGCTGGGGCTCTGCCTGGGCACGCTTGTGCTGCTGGCGGCCGCCAGCGTTCTGGTGATCAGTATTTGGAGCGGGATCCAGTCGACCATTGATCTACTCCAGGACCAGGCCGTCTTCGCAATCGACACGGTCGAGGCGCGGCTTGAAGAGCATCTGATCCCGGCCGAAGATCAGCTCGACTTTATCAACGATCTGATTGTGGCGGGGCGCCTTGACCCCAATGACGATCAGCAGATGGAAAACGTTCTGACCGGTGCGCTGGCCGCGACACCCCAGGTCGACGGCATCATCTTTGTCGATACCGGCGGCAGGCTTCGGGGTGTCGGACGTGTCGGCGGGGGCGCCTACTGGATCAGTGATGAGTATGTCGGCGGGCCGGATATCGACGCGCTGACCGACGACATCGACAGCATGCAAGGTGGCGGCTGGGGCAATGTCGTCTGGTCGCCGGGCTTGGAGATCGCGGTTCAAACCATCCGCCGGCCCGTCATCGTCAATGGTGAGGTCATCGGCGTACTGGGTGTTGGCGTCTCGATTCAGAAACTCTCCCGTCTGTCCGCGGAACTGGAAGACGACTTCGGGCACCGCGTTTTCATTCTCCAGGGCGACAACATGGTCGTGGCGCACCCGTCGCTAGCCGATGATGTCGCCGCGATCGAGCGAGGCCTGTCGCCGGATAAGCCGGTGCCCCTGATCGATGAGGTCGATGATCCCATACTTGCCGTTATCTGGGGCGAGCCGACCCTTCCGGCCGAGGACATTTCGGGTACGGGCGTCCTGTCGCACATGATTGAGATTGACGGCGAGGAGTGGTTCTACGTCTATCACCGCATCGATACGTTTGGGTCGATTTCGTGGCTTTTGGGCAGCTACTACCGCGGCAGTGATTTCGAGGACGAGTTCGAGCGATTGAACATGGCTATCATCGCGGGCCTGCTTGTTTTGGCCCTGGGCGTGGCGGCCGCATTCTACATTGGACATCGCATTGCCGACCCCGTCCATCGCCTCGCTATCTCGGCGCAGCACATCGGCGCGCTTGAGTTCGACAAGGTGGACCCGCTCGCGCGAAGCCGTATGCGCGAGTTGGATGAAGCCAACGGCGCGTTCAACTTGATGCTGACCGGCTTGCGTTGGTTTGAGAACTATGTGCCGCGCAAACTGGTGCACCGCCTGATGATTGAGGACCGCGACTTCGTATCCGAAGAGCGCGACGTCACCGTGATGTTCACGGACATTGTCGGGTTCACGCCCTTCGCCGAGAGCCTGCCGGCGGCCGAAACTGCAACATTCTTGAACGAACACTTCGCCCTCATCACGACTTGCGTCGAGGCTGAAGGCGGCACGGTCGACAAGTACATCGGCGATGCCGTCATGGCCTTTTGGGGTGCGCCCGAGCACCAGCCCGACCACGCCATGCGGGCTTGCCGTGCGGCCACGGCCATCGCCGAGGCGATCGGCCGTTTGAACATCGATCGCGAGGCCCGGGGCGAGCAGGCCGTTCACCTGCGCATCGGCCTGCACACCGGCTCGGTTGTTGTCGGCAATATCGGTGCACCCGACCGGGTCAACTACACTATCGTCGGCGACACCGTGAACACCTGCCATCGGCTGGAGCAACTGGGCAAGCTCTTCGATGGCGAACGTGACAGCGATACCGTCGTTTTGATCAGCGATGCAACCTGGCGCGCTCTGGACGGTTCGGCCGCCGCTCATCCCATTGGCCACCACGAAGTGAAGGGCCGTACGGCCAGTATCGAGGTCTACCGGTTGGACACCTGA
- a CDS encoding TetR family transcriptional regulator produces MPRYVDHEAQKAQIAEAVLTVMARDGLEQVTMRKIAAELGSTTGLLTHYFGDREALIAHALDLQDCRLFDDLSAVAVDAVDGRDALRRTLQRLCLFADAVSGSVFFLRLAAAPKSGAMGERSRRMYRRFERIVQARIESAAADGSLVLGLSLRDATDSLVAAADGIYSCVIARPRRFPPGRRLELIDIAIKGIEMR; encoded by the coding sequence ATGCCCAGGTATGTCGATCATGAAGCGCAAAAAGCGCAGATTGCCGAGGCTGTGCTCACGGTCATGGCGCGTGATGGGCTGGAGCAGGTGACGATGCGCAAGATCGCCGCCGAGCTGGGTTCGACGACCGGACTTCTGACCCACTACTTCGGCGACCGTGAGGCGCTTATCGCCCATGCGCTGGACCTCCAGGACTGCCGGCTGTTCGACGATCTGTCGGCGGTTGCCGTGGATGCCGTTGACGGGCGTGATGCCTTGCGCCGCACACTTCAGCGCTTGTGTCTTTTCGCCGATGCGGTGTCGGGCAGCGTGTTTTTCCTGCGGTTGGCCGCGGCGCCGAAGAGCGGCGCCATGGGTGAGCGGTCGCGGCGGATGTACCGGCGCTTTGAGAGGATCGTGCAAGCCCGGATTGAAAGCGCGGCTGCAGACGGTTCACTGGTACTGGGCCTGAGCTTGCGTGATGCCACAGACAGCCTTGTCGCGGCCGCTGATGGCATCTACTCGTGCGTCATCGCACGGCCGCGACGATTCCCACCTGGACGGCGGCTTGAGCTGATTGATATCGCGATCAAGGGCATCGAAATGCGTTGA
- the sucD gene encoding succinate--CoA ligase subunit alpha produces the protein MSILLDETTPVIVQGFTGKTGTFHAQEAIDYGTNVVGGVTPGKGGTTHLGKPVFNTVKDAVRETGAQASLVLVPPPFAADSIMEAADAGISFCVSITDGIPAQDMMHVKRYMRRYRYEKRMRLIGPNCAGVISPGKAMMGIMPGHIYAQGNIGIVGRSGTLGYEAASQMQELGIGITTSVGIGGDPINGSSFRDILELFEQDPETTAVMMIGEIGGPQEAEAAQFAKENMSKPVVAYVAGLTAPKGRKMGHAGAIISAFGESAAEKVEILKEAGIAVAPSPAELGSTVAKVLAEKAA, from the coding sequence ATGAGCATTCTTCTCGACGAAACAACACCGGTTATCGTCCAGGGTTTCACCGGCAAGACCGGTACCTTCCACGCCCAGGAAGCCATCGACTACGGCACCAACGTGGTCGGTGGCGTGACCCCGGGCAAGGGCGGCACGACCCATCTGGGCAAGCCGGTCTTCAACACGGTCAAGGACGCGGTGCGCGAGACCGGCGCCCAGGCGAGCCTGGTTCTGGTGCCGCCGCCGTTTGCCGCCGATTCGATCATGGAGGCCGCCGACGCCGGGATCAGCTTCTGCGTCTCGATCACCGACGGCATCCCGGCCCAGGACATGATGCATGTGAAGCGCTACATGCGCCGCTACCGCTACGAAAAGCGCATGCGCCTGATCGGACCCAACTGTGCGGGTGTCATCAGTCCCGGCAAGGCGATGATGGGCATCATGCCCGGCCACATCTATGCCCAGGGCAATATCGGCATCGTCGGCCGGTCGGGCACGCTGGGCTATGAAGCGGCGTCCCAGATGCAGGAGCTCGGTATCGGCATCACGACCAGCGTCGGCATCGGCGGCGATCCGATCAACGGCAGCTCGTTCCGCGACATCCTGGAGCTGTTCGAGCAGGACCCGGAGACGACGGCGGTCATGATGATCGGCGAGATCGGCGGTCCCCAGGAAGCCGAGGCCGCCCAGTTCGCCAAGGAGAACATGTCGAAGCCGGTGGTCGCCTATGTCGCCGGCCTGACCGCGCCCAAGGGCCGCAAGATGGGCCATGCCGGCGCGATCATCTCGGCGTTTGGCGAAAGTGCTGCCGAAAAGGTTGAGATCCTGAAGGAGGCCGGTATCGCCGTTGCGCCAAGCCCGGCCGAGCTCGGCTCGACCGTTGCCAAGGTGTTGGCCGAGAAAGCGGCGTAA
- the gltS gene encoding sodium/glutamate symporter, with protein MADAQTLHVDDFVALTIGIIVYFVGVLLTRRIAFLRSFNIPEPVTGGLIAACVTYAVFAIFDLSIEFSLSNRDELLVYFFTAIGLNARFSDLLRGGRALAILLVLTIGYIVIQNLVGLAGVTIFSLPEPIAVLAGSASLIGGHGTAIAWAPDIAERYGIDNAMEIGIACATFGLILASLIGGPLAKILIDRNNLKADPDAANIVGIAYDTDGGRTINHISIMAALLALNVAIIIGYLINAELEERGFKLPLFVTCLLVAILMSNTVTYLLPKMPWPARTRALALISDYSLNIFLAMSLMSMQLWTLAGLAGPLLGIMVLQAVVVMLFVLFVLFRCMGSNYEAAVLGAGFGGFALGATPTAVANMTAVTKENGPAPNAFIILPLVAAFFVDLANAVIIRSFLS; from the coding sequence GTGGCTGACGCCCAAACATTGCACGTTGACGACTTCGTCGCGCTGACCATCGGTATCATCGTCTACTTCGTCGGCGTGCTGCTGACCCGGCGCATCGCGTTCCTGCGCAGCTTCAACATCCCCGAGCCGGTCACCGGTGGTCTGATTGCCGCCTGCGTGACCTATGCGGTCTTCGCGATCTTCGATCTGTCGATCGAGTTCAGCCTGTCGAACCGTGACGAACTGCTTGTCTACTTCTTCACGGCGATCGGGTTGAACGCGCGGTTCTCCGATCTCCTGCGCGGTGGGCGCGCGCTCGCCATTCTGCTGGTTCTAACGATCGGTTACATCGTCATCCAGAATCTTGTCGGCCTCGCCGGTGTGACGATCTTCAGTTTGCCGGAACCGATCGCGGTGCTCGCCGGATCGGCATCGCTGATCGGCGGTCACGGCACGGCGATCGCCTGGGCACCGGACATTGCCGAGCGCTACGGCATCGACAACGCGATGGAGATTGGCATCGCTTGCGCCACCTTCGGTCTGATCCTGGCGAGCCTGATCGGCGGCCCCCTGGCCAAGATCCTGATCGACCGCAACAACCTGAAGGCCGACCCGGACGCCGCCAACATTGTCGGCATCGCCTATGACACCGATGGCGGACGGACGATCAATCACATCTCCATCATGGCCGCGTTGCTGGCGCTGAACGTCGCCATCATTATCGGTTATCTGATCAACGCCGAGCTGGAAGAGCGCGGCTTCAAGCTGCCGCTCTTCGTGACCTGCCTGCTGGTCGCGATCTTGATGTCCAACACGGTGACCTACCTGCTGCCGAAGATGCCGTGGCCGGCGCGGACACGAGCACTCGCCCTGATCTCCGACTATTCGCTGAACATCTTTCTGGCGATGTCGCTCATGAGCATGCAGCTTTGGACCCTCGCCGGTCTGGCTGGTCCCTTGCTCGGCATCATGGTTCTGCAGGCCGTGGTGGTCATGCTGTTCGTGCTGTTTGTCTTGTTCCGCTGCATGGGCAGCAACTATGAAGCCGCTGTGCTGGGTGCGGGCTTCGGCGGCTTTGCCCTGGGCGCGACGCCGACAGCGGTGGCCAACATGACGGCGGTGACGAAGGAAAACGGCCCCGCGCCCAACGCCTTCATTATCCTGCCCTTGGTCGCCGCCTTCTTTGTCGACTTGGCGAATGCCGTCATCATTCGCAGTTTCTTGAGCTAG
- a CDS encoding Zn-dependent alcohol dehydrogenase → MKAAVCREFGAPLVIEEVTLEPPGPGEVHVKLAACAICHSDIIFMDGGWGGALPAVYGHEASGIVETIGTGVDDLKPGDRVLVTLIRSCGHCYHCAQGDRHICDTEFPLDRHGPLTDGDNQPLAQGLRTGAFAEEVVVDRSQVASIPDDVPLDSASLLSCGVITGLGAVVNTANVPQGASVVVIGTGGVGLNSVQGAAISGAYPVIAMDLDDAKIDAAKTFGATHGINAKSNDVVGAVKQLTEGRGADYVFVTVGSTKAAEQAVGLMRKGGTLVIVGMPANGEMAEIEVGDIANNSQTILGSKMGSTRLAVDIPKLVALYRKGQLKLDELISGRYPLDQINEAVASVRRGEALRNVIIF, encoded by the coding sequence ATGAAGGCCGCAGTCTGTCGTGAGTTTGGTGCGCCCCTTGTCATTGAAGAGGTCACGCTTGAACCGCCGGGGCCGGGTGAGGTCCACGTCAAGCTTGCCGCTTGCGCGATCTGCCACAGCGACATCATTTTCATGGATGGCGGTTGGGGCGGGGCGCTGCCCGCGGTCTATGGCCATGAGGCGTCCGGCATTGTCGAGACCATCGGGACGGGCGTCGATGACCTGAAGCCGGGCGACCGTGTGCTGGTGACACTGATCCGCTCTTGCGGCCATTGCTATCACTGCGCCCAGGGCGACCGGCATATCTGCGACACCGAGTTCCCGTTGGACCGACACGGCCCCCTGACCGATGGCGACAACCAGCCGCTGGCGCAGGGCCTGCGCACCGGCGCATTCGCCGAGGAGGTCGTTGTCGATCGCTCGCAGGTCGCGTCAATCCCCGACGACGTACCGCTTGATAGCGCGTCGTTGCTGTCGTGCGGTGTCATCACCGGGCTTGGCGCGGTCGTCAACACGGCGAATGTGCCGCAGGGCGCCAGCGTTGTCGTGATTGGTACCGGCGGCGTCGGTCTGAACAGCGTACAGGGGGCGGCCATCTCAGGCGCCTATCCGGTTATCGCCATGGACCTCGACGATGCGAAGATCGACGCTGCGAAGACGTTCGGCGCGACCCACGGCATCAACGCCAAGAGCAACGATGTCGTCGGCGCCGTCAAACAACTGACGGAAGGCCGCGGTGCCGACTATGTCTTCGTCACCGTCGGGTCGACGAAGGCAGCGGAGCAGGCCGTCGGCCTGATGCGCAAGGGCGGCACGCTGGTCATCGTCGGCATGCCTGCCAACGGCGAGATGGCGGAAATCGAAGTCGGCGATATCGCCAACAATTCCCAAACGATCCTGGGCAGCAAGATGGGCTCGACCCGCCTGGCCGTGGATATTCCCAAGCTGGTCGCGCTTTACCGGAAAGGCCAGCTCAAGCTCGATGAGCTGATTTCGGGACGCTATCCCCTCGATCAGATCAATGAGGCGGTCGCCTCGGTCAGACGTGGCGAGGCGCTGCGCAATGTCATCATCTTCTGA
- a CDS encoding mandelate racemase/muconate lactonizing enzyme family protein: protein MSSSSDAPAIAKVETFSTEFVSFVRVTADDGAEGWGQISTYHSDIAALVMHRQVAPHALGHDAEDIEGLSQLIPEREHKYPGSYICRALGGLDTALWDLRGKRQGKSVCELLGGTPRPFPVYGSSMRRDITPEDEADRLKRLCDTHGYTAVKFRVGRECGRDHDEWPGRTEAVVPAVREALGDDMRLLVDGNSCYSPNKAIEVGHMLQDNGVVHFEEPCPYWEIDWTREVKETLDLDVTGGEQDNYLPVWRYMIDSGVVDVVQPDVCYIGGLTRTLEVARMAEAAGLPCTPHSANLSMVTVFSLHMMGAIANAGPYVEFSIEPDEEYYPWQTDLFRPALVAEDGKVQIPDGPGWGVTISPDWLDRAAYQVSEAA, encoded by the coding sequence ATGTCATCATCTTCTGACGCGCCGGCCATCGCCAAGGTCGAGACATTCTCGACCGAGTTCGTCAGCTTTGTCCGCGTCACTGCCGATGATGGCGCCGAGGGCTGGGGCCAGATCTCAACCTACCATTCGGATATCGCCGCGCTGGTGATGCACCGCCAGGTGGCGCCCCATGCACTGGGTCATGATGCCGAAGACATCGAGGGCCTGAGCCAGCTGATCCCAGAGCGCGAGCACAAGTATCCGGGCTCCTACATCTGCCGTGCATTGGGCGGGCTGGATACGGCCTTATGGGATCTACGCGGCAAACGTCAGGGCAAGAGCGTGTGCGAACTGTTGGGCGGCACGCCCAGGCCGTTTCCCGTCTACGGCTCCAGCATGCGACGCGACATTACGCCTGAGGACGAGGCAGACCGGCTCAAGCGCCTATGTGATACCCACGGCTACACGGCCGTAAAGTTCCGGGTCGGGCGCGAATGCGGTCGTGATCACGATGAGTGGCCGGGTCGGACCGAGGCGGTCGTGCCGGCCGTGCGCGAGGCGTTGGGCGACGACATGCGCCTGCTGGTCGACGGCAACAGCTGTTACTCGCCCAACAAGGCGATCGAGGTCGGTCACATGTTGCAGGACAACGGTGTGGTTCACTTTGAGGAGCCGTGTCCGTACTGGGAGATCGACTGGACGCGCGAGGTGAAGGAGACGCTTGATCTGGACGTCACCGGCGGCGAGCAGGACAACTACCTGCCGGTATGGCGCTACATGATTGACAGCGGTGTCGTCGACGTGGTGCAGCCGGATGTCTGCTACATCGGCGGCTTGACCCGGACCCTAGAGGTCGCACGCATGGCAGAGGCGGCCGGTCTGCCGTGCACGCCGCACTCGGCCAATCTCTCTATGGTCACGGTATTCTCGCTGCACATGATGGGTGCCATCGCCAACGCCGGCCCTTACGTCGAGTTTTCGATCGAGCCGGACGAGGAATACTACCCCTGGCAAACTGATCTCTTTCGCCCGGCGCTTGTCGCCGAGGACGGCAAGGTGCAAATCCCGGACGGCCCTGGCTGGGGTGTCACGATCAGTCCCGACTGGCTCGATAGGGCGGCTTACCAGGTGAGCGAGGCCGCCTAG
- a CDS encoding malate--CoA ligase subunit beta gives MDIHEYQAKELLADFGVPVPRGGLAYSPEQAAYRSQELGGERWVVKAQIHSGARGKAGGVLMCGDQHEVWDAADALLGKRLETIQTGPRGKLIHRLYVEEATPFDREIYLGLVLDRKSERIMVVASAAGGMEIEEIAEEKPESIIRASVDPAIGMEAFQAREMAFGLGLDTAQVAQMTQILQGCYRAFTDLDATMVEINPLVVTVDGHLLALDAKMTFDDNALFRRPNVSELRDKSQEDIRERDAADRGLSYVGLDGNIGCIINGAGLAMATMDMIKHAGGEPANFLDIGGGASPERVTKAFNLVLSDDGVEAILVNIFAGINRCDWVAEGVVQAVTTTKIDVPLVVRLAGTNVEQGRKILDDSGLDIITADTLADAADKAVAAWRQATGKG, from the coding sequence ATGGACATTCACGAGTACCAGGCCAAGGAACTCTTGGCCGACTTCGGTGTGCCCGTGCCGCGAGGCGGGCTCGCCTATAGCCCTGAACAGGCAGCCTATCGTTCGCAGGAACTTGGCGGCGAGCGCTGGGTCGTCAAGGCCCAGATCCACAGTGGCGCGCGCGGCAAGGCCGGCGGCGTTCTGATGTGCGGCGACCAGCACGAGGTGTGGGACGCCGCCGACGCGCTGCTCGGCAAGCGGCTGGAGACGATCCAGACCGGTCCGCGCGGCAAGCTGATCCACCGGCTTTATGTCGAGGAGGCGACGCCGTTCGACCGCGAGATCTATTTGGGTCTCGTGCTCGACCGCAAGTCCGAGCGCATCATGGTCGTGGCCTCGGCCGCCGGTGGCATGGAGATCGAGGAGATCGCCGAGGAAAAGCCAGAGTCGATCATCCGCGCAAGCGTCGATCCGGCGATCGGCATGGAAGCCTTCCAGGCGCGCGAAATGGCGTTCGGTCTGGGCCTTGACACAGCACAGGTCGCGCAGATGACACAGATCCTGCAGGGCTGCTACCGCGCCTTCACCGACCTCGACGCGACCATGGTGGAGATCAACCCGCTGGTCGTCACTGTCGACGGCCATCTGCTGGCACTCGACGCCAAGATGACGTTCGACGACAACGCGCTGTTCCGCCGTCCCAACGTGTCGGAACTGCGTGACAAGTCGCAGGAGGACATTCGCGAGCGCGATGCCGCCGACCGCGGTCTCAGCTATGTCGGCCTGGATGGCAATATCGGCTGCATCATCAACGGTGCCGGTCTTGCCATGGCGACCATGGACATGATCAAGCATGCCGGCGGCGAGCCCGCGAACTTCCTGGATATCGGCGGCGGTGCGTCGCCGGAGCGGGTCACCAAGGCGTTCAATCTGGTGCTCTCCGACGATGGGGTCGAGGCGATCCTGGTCAACATCTTCGCCGGCATCAACCGGTGCGACTGGGTCGCCGAAGGCGTCGTGCAGGCGGTGACGACGACCAAGATCGACGTGCCGCTGGTTGTGCGCCTGGCGGGCACGAACGTGGAGCAGGGCCGCAAGATCCTGGATGACAGCGGTCTGGACATCATCACCGCCGATACGCTGGCCGATGCCGCCGATAAGGCGGTCGCCGCGTGGCGGCAAGCGACAGGGAAGGGGTGA
- a CDS encoding aminotransferase class V-fold PLP-dependent enzyme, which produces MPTQNPIFIPGPTNLPEAVRRALDVPMEDQRAPDFPDFTLPLFADLKRVFKTETGEALIFPASGTGGWEAALTNMLSPGDKVLTSRFGQFSMLWAEMCERLGLEVVLADVPWGEGVPLDQFAEILAADKGHEIKAVLACHNETATGVTSDIAGVRRVLDDTGHPALLFVDGVSSIASIDFRMDEWGVDCAVSGSQKGFMLPPGLALIAVSQRGLEATKSAKLPRCYFDFQDMLKLNRSGFFPYTPAVGLMRGLRASLDLLLEEGLDNVFARHYRMAEGVRRAVAAWDMELVSAGPQWRSDTVSAIRVPDGADATAVISGAYHRYGLSLGTGLAQLSGKVFRIGHLGSVTELMLISALAGAEMAMRDAGIAVELGSGVAAAQSWYREGSEALAQAAE; this is translated from the coding sequence ATGCCGACCCAGAACCCGATTTTCATTCCGGGCCCGACCAATCTTCCCGAAGCCGTGCGCCGCGCGCTGGATGTCCCGATGGAGGACCAGCGGGCGCCCGACTTCCCCGACTTCACGCTGCCGCTGTTCGCCGACCTGAAGCGGGTCTTCAAGACAGAGACCGGCGAAGCGTTGATCTTTCCGGCATCCGGCACCGGCGGCTGGGAAGCCGCTCTGACCAACATGCTGTCGCCCGGCGACAAGGTGCTGACCAGCCGCTTCGGTCAGTTCTCGATGCTGTGGGCGGAGATGTGCGAGCGTCTGGGGCTCGAGGTCGTCCTTGCCGACGTGCCGTGGGGCGAAGGCGTGCCGCTTGATCAGTTCGCGGAGATCCTGGCCGCCGACAAGGGGCACGAGATCAAAGCGGTGCTCGCCTGCCACAACGAGACGGCGACCGGTGTCACCAGCGATATTGCCGGCGTGCGCCGCGTGCTGGACGACACCGGCCATCCGGCCCTGCTGTTCGTCGACGGCGTCAGCTCGATCGCCAGCATCGATTTCCGCATGGACGAATGGGGCGTCGACTGCGCGGTCAGCGGTTCGCAGAAGGGCTTCATGCTGCCGCCCGGTCTGGCGCTGATCGCCGTCAGCCAGCGCGGTCTGGAAGCCACCAAGTCGGCGAAGCTTCCGCGTTGCTATTTCGATTTCCAAGACATGCTGAAGCTCAACCGCAGCGGCTTCTTCCCCTATACGCCGGCCGTCGGCTTGATGCGCGGTCTGCGCGCCTCGCTTGACCTGCTGCTGGAGGAAGGGCTCGACAACGTCTTTGCCCGCCACTATCGCATGGCCGAAGGTGTGCGCCGCGCGGTTGCCGCGTGGGATATGGAACTGGTTTCGGCCGGACCGCAGTGGCGCTCCGACACGGTCAGCGCCATCCGCGTGCCCGATGGCGCGGATGCGACGGCGGTCATCTCAGGCGCCTACCACCGTTACGGTCTGTCGTTGGGCACTGGCCTGGCGCAGCTTTCGGGCAAGGTGTTTCGCATCGGCCACCTGGGCAGCGTCACCGAACTGATGCTGATCAGTGCGCTTGCCGGTGCTGAAATGGCGATGCGCGATGCGGGTATCGCCGTAGAATTGGGATCGGGTGTCGCCGCCGCCCAATCGTGGTACCGGGAAGGTAGCGAGGCGCTTGCGCAGGCTGCCGAGTAG